TGTCGTGGGAAAACCGACCTTAATCGGGAAATTTTCTGGGTATGTAATTTTCTTTGATTGAATCGCCCTGAATAAATGTTAAAGCAATATTTGTATACGATATGTGTATACAAAATACAAAGTATGCTATTATAGGCAGTGTAAATCAACAACTGTTTGATTTTCAAGCTAAAGGAaatgttttttctaatattactTAAATTTTGTGCTTCTAGTCCagtacaataacaaaaatagtgGTTCAAAATTAGAATAGTTTCagcaaacattttttcatgttttataacCTGAAGGTATCTATTCACTATTctgtaatttttgaataaacttccCTTTacgattattttgaaaatgagtCAGTTGTACACAACCCTGTTTTTATTCAGTAGGTTGATGAAGACTAACGGATAATCTAGATAAGCCAAATAAATTGCtaattatgttattttatataatatcgaAGAAGGTAATAAAAAACTAAAGTTAAGCAACACACACACGGCTATAGAAACTGGATCTAGgtagaaaaagaaataacagtCTGTTAAAGCAACTCTCGACGAGCAATGGTTCACTAAGGGAACTGCTGACACCATTGCCAGGAATGGTAATGGTTACAAGAAAGGCAATGGTAGCTTTGAATCCTAGAACGGCAATGACGGCAGTGGATCTACAAAGATAATAATGAGGTTATATCTGGTAATATTAGCGTCAGAAAAAGCATCGCCTAGTCACAAATAGCCAGCACTAGAACTGTGATTGGTCATATCGGTAATCGTTAATCGACAGCTCTCAATAACACGCTGCTTAATCGCGATGTTCCTACAAGCCTGGCGGTACTAATAATGAACTTCAATTGGCGCAATACTTTATCACCGATCGAATCTCGCAAACGGAGATAGAAATAGCTTCCATTTCCAACACTACTACAACGCTACTAACACAAGGTGAAACCTCTCCGTCTGGCTTATGATTAATACGTCATAAATTTGTTATACGTTCACTTTAAAGGGAAAAATATCGGGATATTAACTTTCTCTCGTATATTTCAGGTACTGTTTCGAAAATAGTACCGTTTGTTAGTAAATTCCCGTGTAGTAGTAGCAAAGGATTACATTCCTAGGGTATTAGTCACTTCCACTCCATGAAGTTCCATATTTGAAATGGTATCAAAAAATCACTCAGATAGAagacaaaaaaaggaaataggAAACAAGACCCATACCTTTTCATGCTCAGTATTAAGGCATGGTAGAGAATCTAGAATCTCTCCAAGAATGTCAGGGCTCCACGGAACAGTACTCCATCTATTCCTGATGTCTTACCTATCACTAGTGGAAGAAACCACAAGTCAAACCCATTTCTATCCGATATTGAGCCGCTAACTACTCCTACTTTGCGACCTCAATGTCTTGTACAACCTTTTAAAGAAATCTTATTTGGTGGATATACGAGCCAATCAAAGTAAAGAATCAGATCCATGATCGCGCAGATCTATATATAAATTACTAGCGAACCAAAATAGATACCGAAGGAGATCCCCAAGCAAAAGTCAAAAGTATTACTGGTATAGGTTAGCAAACAGAGAAGATTCTACTAAATTTACATGAATTTGTCACCAATTTAGCCAAAGAAAGAATATACAATGTGGTATCACCAAGAGAATCCAACAAGAGCTATTTAGTCTATTAGTCTATTTAGAGACATTTGTCTATTCCTAGTCAACTTAAAGAAATTTGTTAGCCAATGCAACATGAAACAACAGATTGTACCcacaatagaaaataatttgggTCCACCCAGTAAAATTAAAGGTATTTGACAAGAAATCCTCCACCAAGTTGAGGTGAAGAATGATTTTTGATAACAAGCACGACAGAACTAAACTTAAAGTTGTATCTGTTGTGGCAGAGCCAACGGAGGGTAGTGCATATATCAACAGCCAATGCACGAGCTCGGATTGAACAATGCACGGGGTGAATATCTTTTTGAATGTTGAAACATCAATATTCTTTAAAAAGGCAATAAACTTATATTCATGGCATGTAAAACATTAACCTCCCATGTTAAAGACAAAGAAAATACTATGAATAGCAAATATATTGCTCTAGTAGTCTCCAATCTCTCCATCAAGAGAGCGCAAGAAAGATATGGAGTGGAAATCCCTATTTTCAAATGGACCGTGGTGATGTTAACAGcactaataaacaaaaatgccATCACTAACCACAGTGAAAGGCTATCAGAGTCCTATCGTCCTTACGGGGGTCACTGGTAGTGGACTAAGTGGACTTAACAGCGCTAGATTCGCAGTCCTAACCTACGCCGATAATAGGATACACCGATAATCTAAGTGGTAGTAGGAGGCAAGCATGAAAGCATAATATCTGCCAGGCTGCAAACGGCcctaaatataattaaaaatcggGATGATGAAGAGCAACATTCAACCAACCACTTTAAATGGGTTTACAATGATAAATAAGGCAACTATAAGCGATTCCACCCTTGTTGTAACTTAACTGTTACTTTTCAAGGAAATTTCCAAGAGTTATCCTGGATAAAACACTCACTTGCTGCTATATGGGCGTGTGTCAAGCTCGTGGGCAAAACAAGGAGACTTAAACCTAAGATGGCATACTAGGAGTACCAAACGGTTATCAAATCCGTGATCTCAAACGCATTGCTTGTTTCATGACCGAAAACTGACAAATATCAAAGGCTGATCTTTTCAGGTACCATAGAGGCTAGGTCAACTTGCCTAGAGCGTTAAAGCGCTGCTAAAATTGCCTTCCGCCCGCAGGCTAACCTGGTCATAAGCCAAATTATGGAATCTGGCAGTTcaccaaaatattttagaattgaCATAGGTAGAAAGCAGCAATGGACCAATTTCTTTGCATGAAGAACACAATTGAAAGTGGTAATCACTATTCTCCAATCATGGGTCAATAAAGGAAAGTCATTAGGAAAAGcactcaatattttacaggCAGAATTGTTGATACATTTATATTCTTCCTAGTAGCCAAGCGGCCTTGAAGGCTATTGAGTGCACGTATAAGATAGCAGAGTAGTGTTAACAAACTGTAAAAGCGCTAAGTGAAGCAAAGTAACCCTAATATGTCTACCAGGCCACCAGGATTACTGAGAAAGCAGACATCCTTACCAAAAAAAGTGGCAACAATTCCATATTTTAGGCCAAAGCCCAACTGTGGTCTCCTTAATAAACTGGACAGATGGAATCCTGATGGAGAAaccaaaagattcataaccatgTCAGCTAAGAAATCTATGTATTTTGGGGGCAGGATatatagttataaataaaatatttctaagaatAAGTGCAGAGTGGCTGGAAAATCAAAACAACTCCTCAAACAGTTTAATCTGAATCTAGATTGTACAGGTAAGATGTATTGAAAACATGTGCAAGAAAGTGATGATTTAGTttggaaaaaatactaaaaaaaaatactggaaAATAATATGGTGGTTGCGTTAGAAACTTTATTGacttttttaccaaaaatttatGGCACAGTTTTAAAGctaatagatttataaaatcaaaatccaCTTTGTCTTCACTTCACTGAGACAAAAAGAATACTATATGTAATGCAATATGGACAAATTTTCATCAGTTCTTACGCAAGTTTCAATATTACATATCAtcttcttgaaaaaaaatgaaaataagaatcAAACAAACACTTTATTATTCTTTTGCATTTTTCATAAgtgaaaatactttcaaaagCAAAAGCCAAATTTAATAAAGCTTAAAATATTAAATGCTACCACCAAGACATTGGTGGGAACGAAAACACAGTtggaaattatggaaattacGGAAAAAGGAACGAGTagaaagaacagatttgaacaaaaggagcttatgctctaacatatcaaaaaactgaatttatattttttaaaatttaaccaaacaggaatctgttgtattctattcgttctgttccccaaataaatagaaaatacgaattcatatgaaaactatcacacaaaatttgcttaaaacaaaaggaaattcataaaaaaatctgaaatttttgtgagcaaagaaaaattttccagtaaatataaagaataaaatcactaCAAGTCTAGATAGGTAGAAGAagaattcgaatcaatttcgaggttttattgaatttctcaaatgaagtgggaggtcgataacaaattaatttcttcaaaaactcgaaagttagaataaataaatccgaagtgactactgtgccacaatacgtgaacaaaggaatattcaaaatgttacAACATAGACAATTGAACTAAAACTGAACATTAACATTTGCATCCGCGAAtgttcaaaaaatgttatttgttaCATTACTAGCAGTTATTCCACTAATTTAGTTTTCTAAACACACTCTAACCAATGGTTCAGAGACATATCCATATTTTTACCCATGATTTAAATTGCAAAACACTGTGAAAAAGCGAAAGAAGGAATGGCGCTGAAACTAGTAAAGTTTGGTAGACAATCGTCCTatataaaaaaggaaacaacTTTGTTAATTTCCATGATCggctttttaaaatatatagataCAACTTCGTTTCTGCTTTCACCATTATGTGCTCGGTGTGGAAAGAGCGAGTTTTGGTATTGAATTCCAAAAAAAGGTTGACAAAATGTCCAGCTCtcttatttaatataataatatttgcaaaaaaagtttgtgaaaatatatgaaatatttattgaaaattacaatgcaactaaaactatttttagtcTCATGTTGTAATATTAGcatttttaagttgaaatttccTTCAGTGCCAATCAAAGCTCTTCATTCTTCTCTTGTGTAAAACCTCGACTTGTTAGTACCTCATTGCATTCTTTTCTATTTAGAGTACTTAATGGAACTCtttcaatttcttcatcttgatcatttaaaaaaacaagttCTGGTTTTGCTCCAGATATTTTCTTCCATTCCAcgtctttatatttttttatatcttcataCGCAAACTGCCTTACTTCTAGAAGTCGATTCAAGGAGCACCCTGGACAGCtctaaaatgaaatcaaatatatgTGAGCTAGAATTACAATACTTGTTATTCTTATAGCAACAAATCATATCTTTCTTAAACCTGAATTTTGTTCCTGCTGAtgatttaaatagaaaaataagttaataaatacatacaattctcaagaaaataattgaaatcttTCATTACTACTGTTTTGTGAATTTGTATGGATAAACCAACAATTCAATTTGTTCATATAGCAGAATAGTTGAATATAGTTTATATTATAGAAAGTGAAATTAGGAATTGCTTTCTAATCATACACTACTTATGATTCAAGAACTTTGTTATAGCAACAAATTAATCAAATCTTGCTTATCTCCAAACTTAAACATTGTTTTTGGTACTGCTGATGATTTGATTATGTAATTCTTAGGTAATAAACGTTACTACTGTTTTTATAATGTGTGGCCCCTCGCCTCAAAGTCCAAGAGGAAATTTCCTATCTGCCCTTCCGACTGCTAACAACAACATAGGAAAACCTCTGTGAAATCTACCttaacaattttcttatattcGTCAGATAAAAACCTACCACACACACGTTGTCGGTGTtacaggttttctgcggtttccctgtaACCTGGTCAACCAGTTCTCCAGCCAACTGGTCCAAAAGGACCACCTAAGTTAtgatttagtggtccaaaaatataacgtggtagacaaaagtaaaaaaattaatatatgcatgctacacacacttttatacatatttttacggcatatataaattcttttatgcaaaaacagcacagtaaatataaaatataggtttttttaaaaatattttgggcgacaaatttGTCGTCGATGTGTATGATTTTGGCGACATTTCTTGATGATTTGGCGACAATTGTCGCTATATCGCCATGTTGGCGTGAACCCTAGTTATATGTGTGCTATTTTCTCTCTACTTTAGTGGCTCGTGTTCAAAAGTACAATCGTTTCATGTTTCCTAGCATGTAATTCTAAAACAAAGAGTGATGGTGTGTATTGGCACAAATAGTTTTCTCTTTTCCTATTCTTGTTTGATCAAACTACTACTTTGCTACAATGTTTAACATCATATATCACTTTACTTGCAAAACTACTCCACACAATAAGATCCTACTCATTCTAACTTAACCAAAATCATGATGCTCTACctgtatttagttatttgttaatacttttttgggttcatatattttctataaaatgcattttttgaCCTTTTGCAAATTTAAGTTTTGTCTGTATACCTTTTTGTACTCTTTTTTATTGATCCTTTTTCATTGAATGATCTTTTGTTCACGTCATTTGATATTTGGTTTTGATCAATTTGTATCATGTATCAATGTATTTATGTTAAATATgttcttgtttcttttttatctttaattgaATCAATCATGAAAATGTCTATATGAACAGAATGAATTATCGTTTTAAGAGTAATAGCCACTGTAAAATATGAAAGTTTGTaacataacaaattattttgtacccaaacaaatttaaattttttttattataattttatcttaAAATGTGGTAATGTATACTTCAACAAAGtgatctatttaaaaaatgaaaggaTGCTGAAATACATAAtcgaaataaaaccaaataataCCTTACCTCTAGTCTTGCTCTAACTATTTTTCCGCTAGTTGCAACTAGACAAATGCTTAAAACAGTTATAACTAAAACTGCTGCTGGGTATTTCATCGTGGTTTCTAGTTAAATGACGTGTTATGtgaaatatacaattatttaaatctaatctcatttattcaaattacattttcaaATCATAGTTATACGCTTGGTAATCAAGCCTTATATACCTGAGTGTAAATGTTATTGCGGAGTTTATAGTACCTATAGCAACGTAGCTACTGATTTAATTAAAGCGATGTCATCTGTCAATCAATACTCGCTTTACATTGCACACAGATCACCTATATTAAGATGGGTCACGACAATGTTATTTGTTCTAACCATAGATCAATCACAACCTAGCTCTAACCAAATTGTTGTCGACTGGGGGGGTTTGGACCTGAACTATTAATATGATATCCTTCATAAAATTCtggcaaatttaaattttattaatggcACGTAATATAAATCATTTGAAAGTAGTTCATACTGCTACCTCAGAACTAatcaactttcaaatttatatttttatatataatatttctcaaaatagcatattttcaagatatgataccacaaattttgaatacaattatgaaaaatcataaGTTCGAAAATTTATTAGTAGTAATCGtattaagataaaaatattaaagtcagAGTATTTATTTCCTTACTCAAGTGAAATATAGATAAATCGGGGTTTAAAAGTAATATGATAATTCTTCACAATagttattttgaagaaagaaaaattgaacAGTAACACTATACACAATCAAAAAGACACCAAAACCCGAGCACAAactaaagataataataatcaagaAAAACTGTACGTATATCAACATTAAATTATCTAGTTTTGTGTTAAATTCGCCAGCTTGATATCTACTTGATATGTTAACAGATCTATCTAGGACTCTGAACTTTAATATAAGATTGATTCAACCTTAGGTCATCTACGTGAAACGTCTAGAAAATAGGTGGTTTGTGATATTGCATTTataccatatatgtaataatcctatatggacagttggtataggattccttagtcggaacagctacCGTCCAAAAGTATTACATGTATGGTTTGTACTTATGTGTAACCATGAGACTTCTGTGGTATAGTTACGAGGGCTAACCGCTTAATTCTAcgttaaattattaataatttcacatGGAGCGTGAGTacgaatatttttcttcatttaatgAGTACATTCCACTTAGAACGCTCACGATTTAAGGCGTCACTAATCTCACAAAACACACCAACACCTACTGGGGTTAAAGCGGGCTTTTATCAAAATGTGGCGGcaattttaataatgttaaaatCTATGTTGAATTTGATTTCATTCAAGtctaaattagaaataattattacattattcAAAGCACAGAAAAGTTACTAAATAGTATGGGTCGTACTCGTTAGAAgttactaaattttttgttttttatgcaatttatacctaataatttgtattatgaTTACATTGATGTTCGGGACAGAGACAAGTGTGACTCTCCGATTTTAGTGTTCTAAATAGGAGGCATCAAAGTTTCCAAAAAAGATCGAATGTTTGGATTGAAGCTACAGAAAAAGCTGATTGGGTGTCTTAAAGAAGACACCTACCTATTTTGTTCACTTTTAAgagtcttcttcttttaatacTTGTAAAGGTTTATCCACCATCAATCGAATAAATAgaaaagacaaataattttgttaataatttatattattattgttagtttGAATTGCCCGATTTTGCCAATACATCTGAGTTACCAataatatttctgtttatatagAGATTTGTAGTAAAATACCTTTTAATACATTTACCTGTCATCGGTCCACTAATAGCTTGTTCTATAATGAAACTCAACCCATCTTTGAATAAGGATCACTTAAGAATAAGGGGgatttgattaatatttataaaagtattaGAATATCAGTTAAATTTATGTGAAGGAAAAATATCAGAAGATtccaaaaaacaacaaattctaTACGAGGTGTGTAGGTGTTGATATTTTTCCTAGTTTACGAATCTATTAATTAGATAACTTTCCTGAAACAAATCGTATATCGGATATAATAAAAGTTAGttctgaaaaatatatagacATTATTAGATTTCATTTCATtgcaaaagaaataaatttcaaatatacaaaaagaaagaaaaagaaagttatTTGATCGAATAGGCAATTCATTCAAGGGACAATGACAAGTTTATTTACTTGTTTTGATATAtcgataaaaataaactaaatgtATTTAATGGTTGATATTATTGTAATTACAATGAATCTATCACTATattacgattttttatttttacgagAAAGAATCTGTTCTATAATAAGAAGGTGCTTATATCCCTTACTGCTCTACAAGTTTGACTTGTACGCGCCAATAAGCTCACTCATGCACTTTCCCAATCTTTTCTATTTCCATAAGACAAttaaagctgaaacaaaaaaatataagtcattaaaaagaaattgaagataatGTACTTACCATCGAGAGCACCGtggacactgacaatttgcttatttatattgatctatagatcacattcatcatgaatatcaaaataaggataaaatcaacttagaactttgtcctaataagaaaaattaatttttccttggtccctacatctcaaatatatagcagtaatcatttaaattatttgtagttttattagaatgtacaaaatagagctataaattttacttaaattatttagatcttttttatcatttatagttttttcgttcttatgaatgtgaaccatctccaaaaattctctttttcgtgtattagattccgtttcaagaatttttgaatctttataattgaatttgttttttttgatatttcatggttcgttaatgcagttctattttttttatcgtattgatgacatcttagtctattttctaaatactgagatgtttgccctatgtagacagcatcacaattagcacttgatatataatattacttccttttgttttttggtattttagattttaatttagtgaaatagtTGGacaatgtattatgtcctttatgacttatactaatataatataatatatattttgatgtttcgtttctgttttgttttcaaattgattttagtatctgtattttcattcaatgcagtttttgctttttgaatagctaagcatctaaattcaggatctgatagttggatagatctatcagccaaatttattatcactgatcttttttgtgatatAGGATGatacgaattgaagtttaaatatattgaggaccaagttggtttcgtataccatagcccccatagcacaaccatcaatttgtttgtatatttcattttcatatttgaaatatgttgttgtaagtgtgagttctatagcttttttgtttttttaaactatatttattttttaataagtaaCATTTTATTAGCTAttgagaatatatatatatatatatatatatatatatatatatatatatatatatatattatttattatcaagtttCATATGTAATTAGTAGTTCAGGTTCACGCCCCCAATCGACGTCAATTTGGTTATAGCAAATAACATTGGCGCAATCCGTCTAAGCTTAGGTGATCTGTGGTTCCCCCTACTCTAAACTTCGACATCATGGCAAACAAATCAGAATAGAGTAGAGATATATAGAGAGGGATAAACTGATGTTCTTTCTCTATATCAACAGTTCGAGCTCACTTGAGCAAATTCCCATACTTCGATTTTTGTATCGTTGAAATTAATTCTATGATCTGCGGCGATAGATGAAACACTTGGTTCATTTTTCGTCAAACTAAGAACCTGCCAtactgtaataaaaatatttcacagcCCTCAGTTCGATATGATAAACGTTTCACAATTCAGTTTTATAATTACTGCAAGAAACTTAATAagtgacaaaaaatatttacgcCGTATCGGGAAACATCGTTCTTCAAacagaaaaaatgttatatttgtgGGTAAAGACCACTTGACATAGAGCAAGATAACGTTaaactaaatattgaatataagaaattaacaatatttttatttttttaattctactcTACTATACTATATTTCTTTCTATTCAGATACATAAAAAGTATACGAAATTGGAATTTCTATAACCGTTGGTGATATACTGACATACTGTTTACAATACCACCACACcaatactcataattacactgtctgacgctcgtttcgataatcaagttatcgtcttcagagactgaaggtagaACAGTTTAAATACTTACTTCTATGAaagtttttaatacaaattactTCAATTTTGCGACAGTGccatttcaattataaaagaGTTTCAGGTTTTTCCCATAATTATAGTTACACTTGGTTAAGGGTACATTTTTGTTGAGCAATTTTGTGTATTATCGAcagttgatagaaaattattttgttacacTACTGCAAAAGTTGAATAATATGTATTACTGGAGCCACCAGAAATTATTTCATGCATTTAGTCACTTAAGATTACATCAGATATTTCAGATTTCAATGAAAcacatttatcattacttcatcTTATATTAGGGCGGCCTCAACCATATAAAAGTTTCAGtaacaaatgttttaatatCTGTAAAAATGATACAcctaaaaattgtttacaaaattaTGATCTAAAATGGTCTAACCTATAACttcataatcaaattttgagttGTGTTATTATTGCAGGAATCAAAGACACAATACTgaaactaattaaaatattcaataactttttcaaatattaaaaaaaatcaatttatccATCTGGCAGAATATTTgcgatttgtttttgtttatttataattatttcagtGTTTAGTTTTTGCTCAGCTTAATCTTCAAGTTTTCAGCTAATTTGTTAAGGAATTCGAAAGTTTCCATATAATCAGCTCTTGTAACTTTATTCATGCCCTTTATGTTAATAGCCAAATCTTTAGTCATGAAACCAGATTCAATAGTTTCAACGCAAACATCTTCCAAAGCATTTGCAAATTTAGCCAATTCTTGATTATTGTCTAACTTGGCTCTGGAACAAGAAACAACAATGGATATTAAGTATCAGAAAAgataagaataaaaaagaatgattgaaaatttagtcTATTTCAGCACAGTTGACATAGAAGAAGCTACATATGTCAACTCAAGTTacttcttttcaaattttaaaaagtaaaatacaTTGCTGACCATAAATTTATGTGTTCTTGGATTTTTTTCGGTTGTAACATAGTTTGCGgactgtttaaaaaaatgtttctgttgtTGAAAGTTTAATGAAAGTAATgagaatgaataattttgattgatCAGATTCTGCAGAACACTGTCCGATTCCTGCACCAGTATGTCGCGAAGCTCTCTAGAATTCCTGAGTGCCGGCACAAGTCCCATAAACATCTCTCTTTCTCATCCAAAATGTGTTTTGACTGAGAGCAGACCAAACAAATTGTGTGATTTGATCTGGTCAAGATACTCGGTAACTATTGGAGCAATGTGAGGCAGTGCATTATCATTGATAAACGTTGCATCGTCTCTAAGAATTACCATGAAGAATACAGCTTTTAGAACCTCCATCAGGTATCTGCCCACAGTCAACTTCCCATTCTCGATAAAGACTAAGTTCGTGCGAACCTCAAAAAATATACCTCCCTATACCATAACTGATAATCCACCAAATTAAATGGCAGGGAAAATCGAGGAATAAGATGGCGggaattgaaaagaaaatcagaggatagaaaataatggaaactgcTGTGGAAAAGGAAGCCCACGTGACTCGATTTCAGCATGCCTTGCACCTGAAAAGGTAGAAAGGCTTTAGGATTAAGTTGGGAAGTATTTTTGGAACTCACTCCCAACTGGGTTTTTTCTTTTGCCCGTGCCCATTCTTCTGCAGCCAGTTTTAGCACTTGGCataatctctctctctcttctttGTGTAAAACTTAAATACAGATTTATAACCACCAATCAACACATAAATTGACGCCATCTATATGGAAATTCTTTAAATGCTCTgtgaaaagaaatttataaatccgATCAATGCTCATTCTTCATTAAATTTACCTATGGAGGAGTCCTCTAGTCCAAGCAAAAATTGAAGCTATGGGATTGGTGGAGGTTTCTTTACCTTGTTGATACATACGATAATGTCTGGTTACTGTACCGTGAGCCGCTTCAGCTTCAACAGTTTGGCCATCGGGACTGATCAAAACTGATGTCATTAGACCCAAAGATCCGTATCCctgaaattataaaacaaatattttatgaagcACAATACACATCCTAATATTGTTTCAACACAAAGGATACTTTAATAACCCTTTCGCCACGGGCATTTTCTAACTTTGAGAGGTTTTCAGTTCACTAGCATTCGTGTGTTTCGCGTTTTTAGTATTcccaaatattttcttttccctTTATGAAGGGAATTCAATATACAAAATGTGGATTATAAATATGCGAGTTTTGTTTTAACTTCGGCTAACAGAAGAATGAtcatgaaataatatatttaataaaatatagttttaatctacttttaaaaatataataaaaccaaCTAACATTATAAAGTGAGTGTATTTAAACAGGGTGGATTTAATTCCAAAAAAGGACAgtgaaataatattgatatgaaCCTTTCTGTTGTTGTAGAAGAAGGCGAACCCTGAATCTACTAATTGCAGTATTAGTGGTTCGTgcagtaaataatttttgataggaAAGAAAATGAGAATGTGTGACCTAAGTTTTTCTTCTATTGTACAGAAAGAGATAAGAATTAGACCAAGCGttcagaaaaattaaagaaCGCCTAGTAAATATGCAGCAAGAAATAATGACAACCAAGATGAAatagttaattgaaaaaacgaGGAAATGATGGATGAATTAAGAAAATTGAGAATCAAGAAAATATCTAAGAATCTGCTGAGCATGAAACAGAGCAGTTATCTGCAcgatacaagaaaaaattgacaaaactaAGTATATGAGAATTACAGAGGCATCTCACTATT
This genomic interval from Diorhabda sublineata isolate icDioSubl1.1 chromosome 7, icDioSubl1.1, whole genome shotgun sequence contains the following:
- the LOC130446577 gene encoding selenoprotein M-like; this translates as MKYPAAVLVITVLSICLVATSGKIVRARLESCPGCSLNRLLEVRQFAYEDIKKYKDVEWKKISGAKPELVFLNDQDEEIERVPLSTLNRKECNEVLTSRGFTQEKNEEL